The Oscillospiraceae bacterium genome contains a region encoding:
- the ispDF gene encoding bifunctional enzyme IspD/IspF, with protein sequence MGKTVTAVVVAAGSSSRMGFDKLACPLGGGTVLGASLAAFDRHPLVTELVLVYGQNEALARAEAARCQKPVTLAPGGPTRAASVANGVRAAAGELVAIHDAARPFVSGAVIAAALEAAAEMGAAAPAVPVKDTVKRAAGGLVQDTPPRETLWAVQTPQCFDRATYIRLLEQGADGAVTDDCQLFERAGLPVRLTPGDYANRKLTTPHDLKGESAMRIGHGYDVHKLTEGRPLILGGVAVPYEKGLLGHSDADVLTHAVMDALLGAAALGDIGSHFPDTDPAYKGADSLALARHVAALLAQNGWRVENIDATLLCQAPKLASHIPAMRRNLADALGLPPGAVSVKATTEERLGFTGAGLGIAAHAVALLTR encoded by the coding sequence ATGGGCAAAACAGTCACGGCGGTGGTGGTGGCGGCGGGGTCGTCCAGCCGCATGGGGTTCGACAAGCTGGCCTGCCCGCTGGGGGGCGGCACGGTGCTGGGCGCAAGCCTTGCGGCCTTTGACCGGCACCCCCTTGTGACCGAGCTGGTGCTGGTGTATGGCCAAAACGAGGCGCTTGCCCGGGCCGAGGCGGCCCGCTGCCAAAAGCCGGTGACCCTGGCGCCCGGCGGCCCCACCCGCGCGGCCAGCGTGGCAAACGGGGTGCGCGCGGCGGCGGGCGAGCTGGTGGCCATTCACGACGCCGCCCGCCCCTTTGTGAGCGGGGCGGTGATCGCCGCGGCGCTGGAGGCCGCGGCGGAAATGGGCGCGGCGGCCCCGGCCGTGCCGGTAAAAGACACGGTCAAGCGCGCTGCCGGGGGCCTTGTGCAGGATACGCCCCCCCGCGAAACCCTGTGGGCGGTGCAGACCCCCCAGTGCTTTGACCGGGCGACGTACATAAGGCTGCTGGAGCAGGGCGCGGACGGCGCCGTGACCGACGACTGCCAGCTTTTTGAGCGGGCGGGCCTGCCGGTGCGCCTGACCCCCGGGGACTACGCAAACCGCAAGCTCACCACCCCCCACGACCTGAAAGGAGAAAGCGCCATGCGCATTGGCCACGGCTACGACGTGCACAAGCTGACGGAGGGGCGGCCCCTGATCCTGGGCGGGGTCGCGGTGCCGTATGAAAAGGGCCTTTTGGGCCACTCGGACGCGGACGTTCTGACCCACGCGGTGATGGACGCGCTGCTGGGCGCGGCGGCTTTGGGGGACATTGGAAGCCACTTCCCGGACACCGACCCCGCCTACAAGGGGGCCGACAGCCTGGCGCTTGCCCGCCATGTGGCGGCGCTGCTGGCCCAAAACGGCTGGCGGGTGGAAAACATTGACGCAACCCTTTTGTGCCAGGCGCCAAAGCTTGCGAGCCACATCCCCGCCATGCGGCGGAACCTGGCCGATGCGCTGGGCCTGCCGCCCGGGGCGGTGAGCGTGAAGGCCACCACCGAGGAGCGCCTGGGCTTTACCGGCGCGGGGCTGGGCATTGCGGCCCACGCGGTGGCGCTGCTGACCCGGTGA
- the dtd gene encoding D-aminoacyl-tRNA deacylase, with protein MRVVLQRVAGASVTVNGGGARAIGPGLVLLVGIKDTDTLDLAPKLAEKCAHLRIFADEEGKLNRSAAELGYSALVVSNFTLYANTKKGKRPSFIAAAKPPLAVDAYELFLAELEKQGLKEVKHGEFGADMQVSLVNDGPVTILLDTDEW; from the coding sequence ATGCGAGTGGTTTTACAGCGGGTGGCCGGGGCTTCGGTCACCGTGAACGGCGGCGGGGCGCGGGCCATTGGCCCGGGGCTGGTGCTGCTGGTGGGCATAAAGGACACCGACACCCTGGACCTGGCGCCGAAGCTGGCCGAAAAATGCGCGCACCTGCGCATTTTTGCCGATGAGGAAGGGAAATTGAACCGCAGCGCGGCGGAGCTTGGATATTCCGCCCTGGTGGTGAGCAATTTCACCCTGTATGCGAACACCAAAAAGGGCAAGCGGCCCAGCTTTATCGCGGCGGCAAAGCCGCCCCTTGCGGTGGATGCCTACGAGCTGTTTTTGGCCGAGCTGGAAAAGCAGGGCCTGAAGGAGGTCAAGCACGGCGAATTTGGGGCCGACATGCAGGTTTCCCTGGTGAACGACGGCCCGGTCACCATCCTTTTGGACACAGATGAATGGTAA
- the recJ gene encoding single-stranded-DNA-specific exonuclease RecJ — MNYRAWQVKQPDEKAAARLAGAIGAPLLLARILTARGICDPAGALAFLQEDAPLGDPFALRDMDKAVQRIQRAVDEEEPIVIFGDYDVDGVTATALLYSHLRGMGANVRCKLPSREEDGYGLTVPVVEALAEKGFKLLITVDNGITSVAEAARAAELGLDLVVTDHHLPLETLPAAAAVVDPARPDDESPFKALSGAGVAFKLCAALDGCAPEDLLDFAGDLAAIGTVADVMPLVGENRTIVRHGLAALQNSERPGLLALLEACGLSEKPVTAENISFALAPRINAAGRMDSAVTALQLLLCEDFEKAEQLTERLLAANTARQEAEQQIMAEAEAQLAADPARQDDPVILVWGEGFHPGVIGIVASRLVERYGRPAMVISVQNGEGKGSGRSVPGFNLHSAIAACAPLLVRFGGHAQAAGLSVEEKNIPALQKALNEFAAREYPVPEAPPLELDVEVRLDQLTVGDVQGLGYLAPCGNGNPAPLFLLRDAVVEGVYPVSEGRHTRVRLRQGGGSLYAAYFGLAPAELPYAIGQHVDAALTLSVYEGKNGAQLSGRIKELRPAGLPAEAPAQAALFTAFERGAALTAGQKQLLLPDRGHIAALYRLIRQGGVFAGDLQPLFAQLGADRTGKTLAGLAALTQLGLIEISEAGGAKKFAPTPVAGKKDLFSAPILKALEA; from the coding sequence ATGAACTACCGCGCCTGGCAAGTAAAGCAGCCTGATGAAAAAGCCGCGGCCCGCTTGGCCGGGGCCATCGGCGCGCCCCTGCTGCTGGCGCGCATCCTGACCGCGCGGGGCATCTGCGACCCCGCAGGCGCGCTGGCCTTTTTGCAGGAGGACGCGCCCCTGGGCGACCCCTTTGCCCTGCGCGATATGGACAAGGCGGTGCAGCGCATCCAGCGGGCGGTGGATGAGGAAGAACCCATTGTTATTTTTGGCGATTACGACGTGGACGGCGTGACCGCCACCGCCCTGCTCTACAGCCATTTGCGGGGCATGGGCGCCAATGTGCGCTGCAAGCTGCCCAGCCGGGAGGAAGACGGCTACGGCCTGACCGTTCCGGTGGTAGAGGCGCTGGCCGAAAAGGGCTTTAAGCTGCTCATCACGGTGGACAACGGGATCACCTCGGTGGCCGAGGCCGCCCGCGCCGCCGAGCTGGGGCTGGACCTGGTGGTCACCGACCATCACCTGCCCCTGGAAACGCTGCCCGCCGCGGCTGCGGTGGTGGACCCCGCCCGGCCGGACGACGAGAGCCCGTTCAAGGCGCTTTCGGGCGCGGGGGTGGCGTTCAAGCTGTGCGCCGCGCTGGACGGCTGCGCCCCCGAGGACCTGCTGGACTTTGCGGGCGACCTTGCGGCCATTGGCACGGTGGCGGACGTGATGCCCCTGGTGGGGGAGAACCGCACCATCGTGCGGCACGGGCTGGCGGCGCTGCAAAACAGCGAGCGGCCGGGCCTGCTGGCGCTGCTGGAGGCCTGCGGCCTTTCGGAAAAGCCGGTCACGGCCGAGAACATCAGCTTTGCGCTGGCCCCCCGCATCAACGCGGCGGGCCGCATGGATTCCGCCGTTACCGCGCTGCAGCTTTTGCTGTGCGAGGATTTTGAAAAGGCCGAACAGCTGACCGAGCGGCTGCTGGCGGCCAACACGGCCCGGCAGGAGGCCGAGCAGCAGATCATGGCCGAGGCCGAGGCGCAGCTTGCCGCCGACCCCGCCCGCCAGGACGACCCGGTGATCCTGGTTTGGGGCGAGGGGTTTCACCCAGGGGTCATCGGCATTGTGGCCAGCCGTTTGGTGGAGCGCTACGGCCGCCCGGCCATGGTGATCAGCGTGCAGAACGGCGAGGGCAAGGGCTCCGGCCGCAGCGTGCCCGGCTTTAACCTGCACAGCGCCATTGCGGCCTGCGCGCCGCTGCTGGTGCGCTTTGGGGGGCACGCCCAGGCGGCGGGCCTGTCGGTGGAAGAAAAGAACATCCCAGCGCTGCAAAAGGCGCTGAACGAGTTTGCGGCCCGGGAATACCCGGTGCCGGAGGCCCCGCCCCTGGAACTGGACGTGGAGGTAAGGCTGGACCAGCTGACCGTGGGGGACGTGCAGGGCCTTGGCTACCTTGCCCCCTGCGGCAACGGAAACCCCGCGCCGCTGTTTTTGCTGCGGGACGCGGTGGTGGAGGGGGTTTACCCCGTGAGTGAGGGGCGGCATACCCGGGTGCGGCTGCGCCAGGGCGGCGGCAGCCTGTACGCGGCGTATTTTGGCCTGGCGCCCGCCGAGCTGCCCTATGCCATTGGCCAGCATGTGGACGCCGCGCTTACCCTGTCGGTCTACGAGGGGAAAAACGGGGCCCAGCTTTCGGGCCGGATCAAGGAGCTGCGCCCCGCGGGCCTGCCCGCAGAAGCCCCGGCCCAGGCGGCGCTGTTCACCGCCTTTGAGCGGGGGGCGGCCCTTACCGCCGGGCAAAAACAGCTGCTTTTGCCCGACCGCGGGCACATTGCCGCGCTGTACCGGCTGATCCGGCAGGGGGGCGTGTTCGCGGGGGATCTGCAGCCCCTGTTTGCGCAGCTTGGCGCCGACCGGACCGGCAAGACCCTGGCGGGCCTTGCGGCCCTGACCCAGCTCGGCCTGATCGAGATCAGCGAGGCGGGCGGGGCCAAAAAATTTGCGCCCACACCCGTGGCGGGCAAAAAGGACCTTTTTTCCGCCCCGATCCTGAAGGCGCTGGAGGCATAA
- the hemZ gene encoding coproporphyrinogen III oxidase, with protein sequence MQIVIKGVASVYEPENIARMFFPGARLEKALGRGDAVLARAGRRLAAGVRLNGVCTLRFAPAPTGEKERECALAALVYELLRAVTGIRPPWGKLTGVRPVRIIHDQRAAGNTEAGIEALFVDHYDCTREKFELARGIADLQRPILARAKPLDYSLYIGIPFCPSRCSYCSFVSLSTERETKLMQPYVDALCREVEAMRKEAAACGLALKTIYIGGGTPTALAAAQLRQLMGTVRECFDLSGLEEYTVEAGRPDCTDAEKLAVLKEYGATRISINPQTFSDAVLARIGRRHTAADILRCYREARAAGHQNINMDLIAGLPGDTVEGFAQSLAAAIALSPENITVHTLTLKRASNLVIQSEEGDYADVAAMLEKCRALAGAGYRPYYLYRQKNTLQNLENTGWCKPGYEGCYNIYIMEEVHSILSAGAGGSTKLCQPGGSRIQRIFNYKYPAEYIAGFDTILKRKEGVSRFYAGYLDPQTTG encoded by the coding sequence ATGCAGATCGTGATCAAGGGCGTGGCTTCGGTCTACGAGCCCGAAAACATCGCCCGCATGTTCTTTCCCGGCGCCCGGCTGGAAAAGGCTTTGGGCCGGGGCGACGCGGTGCTGGCCCGGGCGGGGCGGCGCCTGGCCGCGGGGGTGCGCCTGAACGGCGTGTGCACCCTGCGCTTTGCACCCGCCCCCACAGGGGAAAAGGAGCGGGAGTGCGCCCTGGCCGCCCTGGTGTACGAGCTTTTGCGGGCGGTGACCGGCATCCGGCCGCCCTGGGGCAAGCTGACCGGCGTGCGCCCGGTGCGCATCATCCACGACCAGCGGGCCGCCGGCAATACCGAGGCGGGCATTGAAGCGCTGTTCGTGGACCATTACGACTGCACCCGCGAAAAGTTTGAGCTGGCAAGGGGCATTGCAGACCTGCAGCGCCCGATCCTTGCCCGGGCAAAACCGCTGGACTACAGCCTTTACATCGGCATCCCGTTCTGCCCCTCGCGGTGCAGCTACTGCAGCTTTGTGTCCCTTTCCACCGAGCGGGAAACAAAGCTCATGCAGCCCTATGTGGACGCTTTGTGCCGCGAGGTGGAGGCCATGCGCAAGGAGGCCGCGGCCTGCGGGCTTGCCCTCAAGACCATTTACATCGGGGGCGGCACGCCCACGGCCCTGGCGGCCGCGCAACTGCGCCAGCTGATGGGCACCGTGCGGGAGTGCTTTGACCTTTCCGGCCTGGAGGAGTATACCGTGGAGGCCGGCCGCCCGGACTGCACCGACGCGGAAAAGCTGGCCGTGCTGAAGGAATACGGGGCCACCCGCATTTCCATCAACCCCCAGACCTTCAGCGACGCGGTGCTGGCGCGCATTGGCCGCAGGCACACCGCGGCCGACATCCTGCGCTGCTACCGCGAGGCGCGGGCCGCGGGGCACCAAAACATCAACATGGACCTGATCGCGGGCCTGCCCGGCGACACGGTGGAGGGGTTTGCGCAAAGCCTTGCCGCCGCGATTGCCCTTTCGCCCGAGAACATCACCGTGCACACCCTGACCCTGAAGCGCGCCTCCAACCTGGTTATCCAAAGCGAGGAGGGCGACTATGCCGACGTGGCCGCCATGCTGGAAAAGTGCCGCGCGCTGGCCGGCGCCGGTTACCGGCCCTACTACCTCTACCGCCAGAAAAATACCCTGCAAAACCTGGAAAACACCGGCTGGTGCAAGCCCGGCTACGAGGGCTGCTACAACATTTACATCATGGAGGAGGTGCACTCGATCCTGTCGGCCGGGGCGGGGGGCTCCACCAAGCTGTGCCAGCCCGGCGGCAGCCGCATCCAGCGCATTTTCAATTACAAGTATCCCGCCGAATACATCGCCGGGTTTGATACCATCCTAAAACGAAAGGAAGGAGTGAGCAGATTTTATGCCGGCTATCTGGATCCCCAAACGACTGGTTGA
- a CDS encoding hydrolase encodes MPVYHLTGPAPYFTNCFVLITEGGSGVVVDPAAPPEQIEELLQKHGAKLTHILLTHGHFDHVYSLGALCGAQPCQVYMDPADAGDTPLYPVGLPTLPYAEGGRIRVDELTFTAWHTPGHTPGSWLLGCEDLLFCGDTLFAGSVGRTDLAGGDADAQRASLAKIRALPLTEETRVLPGHGPFSTLGEEKDTNPYLAL; translated from the coding sequence ATGCCCGTTTATCATCTCACCGGCCCCGCACCCTATTTTACAAACTGCTTTGTGCTGATTACCGAGGGGGGCAGCGGCGTTGTTGTGGACCCGGCGGCGCCGCCCGAGCAGATTGAAGAGCTGCTGCAAAAGCACGGCGCAAAGCTCACCCATATCCTGCTCACCCACGGCCATTTTGACCATGTGTACAGCCTGGGGGCGCTGTGCGGGGCCCAGCCCTGCCAGGTGTACATGGACCCGGCGGACGCGGGCGACACCCCGCTGTACCCGGTGGGCCTGCCCACCCTGCCCTATGCGGAGGGCGGGCGGATCCGGGTGGACGAACTGACCTTTACCGCCTGGCACACGCCGGGGCATACCCCCGGCAGCTGGCTGCTGGGCTGCGAGGACCTTTTGTTCTGCGGCGACACCCTTTTTGCAGGCAGCGTGGGCCGCACCGACCTTGCCGGCGGCGACGCCGACGCACAGCGGGCGAGCCTTGCAAAAATCCGGGCCCTGCCCCTGACGGAGGAAACCCGGGTGCTGCCCGGGCACGGCCCCTTTTCCACCCTGGGGGAGGAAAAGGACACAAACCCCTATCTTGCATTGTAA
- a CDS encoding (p)ppGpp synthetase, with amino-acid sequence MANYMTYEDLKKAVADTGRPYDIQMLDKAYALADKAHAGQNRRSGEPYICHPLNVALLLVELGMDTESLAAALMHDVVEDTHVRLDEISASFGPDVARLVDGVTKLTKIQFSSVEEQQAENLRKMLLAMSQDVRVMIIKLCDRLHNMRTGDAWPEQKRRDKALETMEVYAPIAHRLGISNIKEELEDRSLRYLDPVGYQEIQDLLAGSGGEAFVTGVASVIEERLAENGMPNAVMKSRVKSVYGVYRKMFIQDRDFEEIYDVYAVRIILDTVAECYNALGVIHDMYHPIPNRFKDYISTPKPNMYQSLHTTVIGHEGIPFEVQIRTKEMDQMAEYGVAAHWKYKAGVQGSDKLDERLAWVRQLLESQRESDDAGSLLQDIKGDLLPEEVFAFTPKGDVINLPAGATAIDFAYAIHSAVGNRMMGAKVNGRIVPIDHKVATGEIIEVITGPADKGPSRDWLKIVTTSEARNKIRNWFKKERKEENIQQGREALEKEMRRNLVNIPDDQWDGFMAEIARRQRLNTAEEMYAALGYGGLQLSRLMGKIKDEYAKMRAAQPRPAVLGDIPLRQHKGTDGVVVEGIDNCLVKFAKCCSPLPGDEIVGFITRGFGVSIHKKDCENAQASMANPENRERWVNAHWEEQVQENYKATLEMVAMDRDGLVGDVAVALGELRVPIYALTARSADNGRASMSATLGISSTEHLNSVVAKLRKVKDMITVTRI; translated from the coding sequence ATGGCGAATTATATGACCTATGAAGACCTGAAAAAAGCGGTGGCCGACACCGGCCGCCCCTATGACATACAGATGCTGGACAAGGCGTATGCCCTGGCCGACAAGGCCCACGCGGGCCAGAACCGGCGCTCGGGCGAGCCGTATATCTGCCACCCCTTGAACGTGGCGCTGCTGCTGGTGGAGCTGGGCATGGACACCGAGAGCCTGGCCGCCGCCCTGATGCACGACGTGGTGGAGGACACCCACGTGCGGCTGGACGAGATCAGCGCCTCGTTCGGGCCGGACGTGGCGCGCCTGGTGGACGGGGTGACCAAGCTCACCAAGATCCAGTTTTCCAGCGTGGAGGAGCAGCAGGCCGAGAACCTGCGCAAGATGCTGCTGGCCATGAGCCAGGACGTGCGGGTGATGATCATCAAGCTGTGCGACCGGCTGCACAACATGCGCACCGGCGACGCGTGGCCCGAGCAGAAACGGCGCGACAAGGCCCTGGAAACCATGGAGGTTTACGCGCCCATTGCCCACCGGCTGGGCATCAGCAACATCAAGGAAGAGCTGGAGGACCGGAGCCTGCGCTACCTGGACCCCGTGGGCTACCAGGAGATCCAGGACCTTTTGGCGGGCAGCGGCGGCGAGGCGTTCGTGACCGGCGTTGCCAGCGTGATCGAGGAGCGCCTGGCGGAAAACGGCATGCCGAACGCGGTGATGAAAAGCCGGGTGAAAAGCGTGTACGGCGTGTACCGGAAAATGTTCATTCAGGACCGGGACTTTGAGGAGATTTACGACGTTTACGCCGTGCGCATCATTCTGGACACGGTGGCCGAGTGCTACAACGCCCTGGGCGTGATCCACGATATGTACCACCCCATTCCCAACCGGTTCAAGGATTATATCTCCACCCCGAAACCCAACATGTACCAATCGCTGCACACCACCGTGATCGGGCACGAGGGCATCCCCTTTGAGGTGCAGATCCGCACCAAAGAGATGGACCAGATGGCCGAGTACGGCGTGGCCGCCCACTGGAAGTACAAGGCGGGGGTGCAGGGGTCCGACAAGCTGGACGAGCGCCTGGCCTGGGTGCGCCAGCTGCTGGAAAGCCAGCGAGAGAGCGACGACGCGGGCAGCCTTCTGCAGGACATCAAGGGCGACCTTTTGCCCGAGGAGGTGTTCGCCTTTACCCCCAAGGGGGACGTGATCAACCTGCCCGCCGGCGCCACCGCCATCGACTTTGCCTATGCCATCCACTCGGCGGTGGGCAACCGCATGATGGGCGCCAAAGTGAACGGGCGCATTGTGCCCATTGACCACAAGGTGGCCACCGGCGAGATCATTGAGGTGATCACCGGCCCGGCCGACAAGGGCCCCAGCCGCGACTGGCTTAAGATCGTGACCACCAGCGAGGCACGCAACAAGATCCGCAACTGGTTCAAAAAAGAGCGCAAGGAAGAAAACATCCAGCAGGGCCGCGAGGCGCTGGAAAAAGAGATGCGCCGCAACCTGGTGAACATTCCGGACGACCAGTGGGACGGCTTTATGGCCGAGATCGCCCGCCGCCAGCGGCTCAACACCGCCGAGGAGATGTACGCCGCCCTGGGATACGGCGGCCTGCAGCTGAGCCGGCTGATGGGCAAGATCAAGGACGAATACGCAAAAATGCGGGCCGCCCAGCCCAGGCCCGCGGTGCTGGGGGACATTCCGCTGCGCCAGCACAAGGGCACCGACGGCGTGGTGGTGGAGGGCATCGACAACTGCCTGGTCAAGTTTGCCAAGTGCTGCAGCCCCCTGCCGGGCGACGAGATCGTGGGCTTTATCACCCGGGGGTTCGGCGTGTCGATCCACAAAAAGGACTGCGAGAACGCGCAGGCCAGCATGGCGAACCCCGAGAACCGGGAACGGTGGGTCAACGCCCACTGGGAAGAGCAGGTGCAGGAAAATTACAAGGCCACCCTCGAGATGGTGGCCATGGACCGGGACGGCCTGGTGGGCGATGTGGCGGTGGCCCTGGGCGAGCTGCGGGTGCCCATTTACGCGCTCACCGCCCGCTCGGCCGACAATGGCCGCGCCAGCATGAGCGCCACCCTGGGCATTTCCAGCACCGAGCACCTGAACAGCGTGGTGGCAAAATTGCGCAAGGTGAAGGACATGATCACTGTGACCCGCATTTAA
- a CDS encoding membrane protein encodes MASLFENDMLNKIWNNFQSIQQNPMNLVDILLVAFVVYEILVVIRKTRAAQLAKGAVVVLVVYALANLMNLRTVVWIMQSVLQIGFLALIVLFQPELRRALEQMGRTDKWAATLFKNRKDDPSLRAKWQNACLAICDAAEQLSDTRTGALIVLERNSNLSEIIRTGTPLNADVNREMLGTIFYEGTPLHDGAVVVRDGVLKAAGCVLPLSDNLEIGKDMGTRHRAALGMSENSDAVVVVVSEETGIISMAKNGVLIRRLDRQNLFNLLQEELVPPETAENQKQPFWRKKHEKEQQRQ; translated from the coding sequence TTGGCGTCCTTATTTGAAAACGACATGCTGAACAAGATATGGAACAACTTCCAGAGCATCCAGCAAAACCCCATGAATTTGGTGGATATTTTGCTGGTGGCCTTTGTGGTGTACGAAATTCTGGTGGTGATCCGCAAGACCCGCGCCGCCCAGCTGGCCAAGGGGGCCGTTGTGGTGCTGGTGGTGTATGCGCTGGCGAACCTGATGAACCTGCGCACCGTGGTGTGGATCATGCAGAGCGTGCTGCAGATCGGCTTTTTGGCGCTGATCGTGCTGTTCCAGCCCGAGCTGCGCCGCGCGCTGGAGCAGATGGGCCGCACCGACAAGTGGGCCGCCACCCTGTTCAAAAACCGCAAAGACGACCCCTCGCTGCGGGCCAAATGGCAGAACGCCTGCCTTGCCATCTGCGACGCGGCCGAGCAGCTTTCGGACACGCGCACCGGCGCGCTGATTGTGCTGGAGCGCAATTCGAACCTGTCTGAAATCATACGAACCGGCACGCCGCTGAACGCGGACGTGAACCGCGAGATGCTGGGCACCATTTTTTACGAGGGCACCCCCCTGCACGACGGCGCGGTGGTGGTGCGGGACGGCGTGCTGAAGGCCGCGGGCTGCGTGCTGCCCCTCTCGGACAACCTGGAGATCGGCAAGGACATGGGCACCCGCCACCGGGCCGCCCTGGGCATGAGCGAAAATTCCGACGCGGTGGTGGTGGTGGTCAGCGAGGAAACGGGCATCATCTCCATGGCGAAAAACGGGGTGCTGATCCGGCGGCTGGACCGGCAGAACCTGTTCAACCTGCTGCAGGAGGAGCTGGTGCCCCCCGAGACCGCCGAGAACCAAAAACAACCGTTCTGGAGAAAAAAGCATGAAAAAGAACAACAAAGACAATAA
- a CDS encoding transcriptional regulator, whose amino-acid sequence MTKTELIAAVAEAAEITKKDAEKAVNATVEAITKALANGEKVALVGFGTFETRERAAHAGRNPRTKETIQIAAATVPAFKAGQALKDAVAK is encoded by the coding sequence ATGACTAAAACTGAACTGATCGCCGCCGTTGCTGAGGCCGCTGAGATCACCAAAAAGGACGCCGAAAAGGCTGTTAACGCCACCGTGGAGGCCATTACCAAGGCCCTGGCCAACGGCGAGAAGGTTGCCCTGGTGGGCTTTGGCACCTTTGAGACCCGCGAGCGCGCCGCCCACGCCGGCCGCAACCCCCGCACCAAGGAGACCATCCAGATCGCTGCCGCCACCGTTCCCGCTTTCAAGGCCGGCCAGGCCCTGAAGGACGCTGTGGCGAAGTAA